In Candidatus Atribacteria bacterium, the genomic stretch TTTTAAATCCCTAGCTAATTGTTTATGGAGTCTTTGTGTTTCAAGAGCAGTTAAAGCACGTGAGTTAGTAAGAATGTATGTTATCTTATATTTATCTTTCATTATTTGTCTTAGGGTAGAGAAATCCCAAGAAGTATAAACTGGTATAGAGTGTACTGTCTGTATTCCTGTAGGGTCATCATCTAAAACAATAATTTTTCTCTTTATGCTGTCTACTGCATTTAACCATTCCTTATTTATTTTATTCTCGGGAATAGTAGGAGAAAGTTCTTTAGCAAAATTATTCCAATCTAAACTTTTTTCGTTCATTCATTTTAATCCCAATTTTTATATTATAAGTTACTTCTATAAAAGTAATTCTTTAATTAAAAACAATAGGAATTGAAATTATTAATCGTCTATAATAATAGTTTTACGTTTAACCTGTGGATCTTTAAATTTGTCTTCAACATCAGTTAACTTTGAGGAAATACTCCAAACAATTGCCCCTGCGGGACCAGCTTGAAACCAGTGCCAGATATTTGGTGAAATGATATACTGATCGCCAGGATGTATCACAATTTCATGCCAGATATCAATATATTTTTTTCGATGTGAGGGGGGGGTTGCTTTTGGATTACGGGTTATGCTCCCAGGAACTACTAAATAAAAGTCTCCCCATTGGCCCCTAATAACTTCAGTTTTACCGGGAAATTTTTCTTTTTCTAAGGGAGGATGTTTATGTTCAGGAAAAAATTGATTTGGTTTTAAAATAAGAAGTTTTGCACCAACCCACTCCGTACTAAACAGAGAGAGGATATGAAGGCCAGTAATATGAAATTCATTCAAACCGAGATCTGCAATTTCAATAGAATTAATTTCTTTATTTTTGACAATCATGCCTGAATCTTTCACAAAATTCCAAGCCCAATCACAAGCTTTTTCCCACTCGCTTCTCATAATCATATGGTACTTTCCCTTTTTTCTAAAATTAATTATAAAACAATAAAAATTTATATATTATTTCTGGGGAAATAGTAGTCATTAAAATATTAATAACTTCTATTAATATTTTAAATGTTTGGTTTTTAAAACTTCTCTTGATTTTAGGTGATGTGACATAATTAATCCCTG encodes the following:
- a CDS encoding D-lyxose/D-mannose family sugar isomerase; translated protein: MIMRSEWEKACDWAWNFVKDSGMIVKNKEINSIEIADLGLNEFHITGLHILSLFSTEWVGAKLLILKPNQFFPEHKHPPLEKEKFPGKTEVIRGQWGDFYLVVPGSITRNPKATPPSHRKKYIDIWHEIVIHPGDQYIISPNIWHWFQAGPAGAIVWSISSKLTDVEDKFKDPQVKRKTIIIDD